A single genomic interval of Prochlorococcus marinus XMU1406 harbors:
- the hemJ gene encoding protoporphyrinogen oxidase HemJ, whose product MAAEAYLWFKSLHIIGVIVWFAGLFYLVRLFIYHEESKNMDNELKIAFNKQYTLMEKRLANIITTPGMILALSMAICMVIMQPSWLSEKWLQIKISFVLGLVIYHSYCYKIMYSLQNGTSTISAKNLRLLNELPTLLLFIIVLLVIFKNNFPTSVATWSVVGLIIFMLASIQLYAKIRKKNENSLSNE is encoded by the coding sequence TTGGCAGCTGAAGCATATCTCTGGTTTAAATCACTTCACATTATTGGTGTAATCGTTTGGTTTGCGGGCCTTTTTTATTTAGTAAGACTTTTTATATATCATGAAGAATCTAAAAATATGGATAATGAATTAAAAATTGCCTTTAATAAACAATACACCTTGATGGAAAAAAGGCTGGCGAATATAATCACAACACCTGGGATGATATTAGCTTTAAGTATGGCTATATGCATGGTAATTATGCAACCAAGTTGGTTAAGTGAGAAGTGGTTACAAATTAAAATTTCTTTTGTTTTAGGATTAGTAATTTATCATTCTTACTGTTACAAAATAATGTATTCATTACAAAATGGTACTTCAACCATTTCAGCAAAAAACCTTAGATTATTAAATGAATTGCCTACTTTATTATTATTTATAATTGTACTTTTAGTTATTTTTAAAAATAATTTTCCAACTAGTGTTGCTACATGGAGCGTAGTTGGACTTATTATTTTCATGTTGGCTTCAATACAATTATATGCAAAGATTAGAAAGAAAAATGAGAATTCATTAAGTAATGAATAG
- a CDS encoding PHP domain-containing protein, whose protein sequence is MNREDLVKLTSNINKNSCPKNINFHCHTKFSDGSLEPYELLEQAYKNNLKFLSITDHHTIKAHEYIKKNNILKNYPKDSFTLISGIEINCLILGCLVHVIGLGIDIKSKYINPYILGESPIGNDLNIKSVIKAINLAGGLSFLAHPARYRIPFYKLIPEAKIQGIDGIEVWYDYELNEVWNPSLFVCSEIDKLADKYSMLKTCGTDSHGLSLLGR, encoded by the coding sequence ATGAATAGGGAAGACTTAGTAAAATTAACCTCCAATATTAATAAAAATAGTTGTCCTAAAAATATTAATTTTCACTGTCATACAAAATTTAGTGATGGAAGTCTAGAACCATATGAACTTTTAGAACAAGCTTATAAAAATAACTTGAAATTTTTATCAATAACCGATCATCATACAATTAAAGCGCATGAATATATAAAAAAAAATAATATACTTAAAAATTATCCTAAAGATTCTTTTACATTAATTTCGGGAATAGAAATTAATTGTTTGATTCTGGGATGTTTAGTACATGTAATTGGATTGGGAATAGATATAAAAAGTAAATACATAAATCCCTACATCCTTGGAGAGTCTCCAATAGGTAATGATTTAAATATTAAATCAGTTATTAAAGCAATAAATTTAGCTGGTGGTTTATCATTTCTTGCACACCCAGCGAGATACAGGATTCCCTTTTATAAATTAATTCCAGAGGCCAAAATACAAGGTATTGATGGAATAGAGGTTTGGTACGATTATGAACTTAATGAAGTATGGAATCCTAGTTTATTTGTTTGTTCAGAAATAGATAAATTAGCAGATAAATATTCAATGCTAAAAACATGCGGAACAGATAGTCATGGACTTTCGCTATTAGGTAGATAA